From a region of the Microterricola gilva genome:
- a CDS encoding LuxR C-terminal-related transcriptional regulator, whose product MPGTTSIIEHPGDVGDGFSGSGPGSATATRHAAWDLLDGPEALVVIRALPGMGKTRLVRSWVEERRRRGGDDVLFLSARELGAPLRDVLRDDPCRIVVIDDADALSRAELAELYAQLLADAILKVVVCVATLGGLRGANAPDGLAVRELGAAHLKISPEQMPAALAHWTDGTVSAEWAPAIHELSDGWPGLARLLASEMAQPSTEPTVGERVDPAELIAVPPVANWIRAALDAAIADAAARSVLRRMSLAPVLVPRHLELMATHDGAAVDDALVRALAELGLFDQARAGDGHGRLRLVPGVRAVVHHDTRSTHSAEYRRWNRLFADGLVSHGGRDEIWIALTHARAGEDWDRMATLWPRHSLGLLNRNFAASVAAYSSLPDEAVQQHPGLRLAQVVLASIGASSGDGAGIWLRSATGTARKLASALTAVPTADGLIGLLSAVVVHQRVTGTIEAARDTANNVESELELRAGRGDLPTDANRAWWQLQRAVTLLLLDELAESIALATDAYELAVGAGIDAEHVTANATSHLALCNVLLGSEREAAEWLALGAPTGATRWHDSVTRAPARVAETLLATERLERQRAAGAVAAMGNGAGPLEMWPFIATAAARHELTFGDPVVMLAEFDRVERAQTLIGRIGTGGGALMLARTRADGLIASGEAGRAVDVLETAGNELYGAKAEEIPELLLPLARAQLYGGQSKKAARLALRAVNSTRVWHGDQLEAYFVAAEAQLRVGAKQGAAATFARAHALATRRNNWRAYLTIPTASLRTLLAAIGAALPDAAEAGIRAATPFYPESESIAELSGRETVVLGALADGGSTASIAASLSVSPNTVKSQIASIYAKLGVRDRAAALVVAERRGLIRRRD is encoded by the coding sequence GTGCCAGGGACGACATCGATCATCGAGCACCCCGGTGACGTCGGCGATGGCTTCTCGGGCTCGGGGCCGGGATCGGCGACCGCCACGCGCCACGCCGCCTGGGACCTGCTCGATGGCCCGGAAGCCCTCGTCGTCATTCGCGCCCTGCCCGGCATGGGCAAGACGCGATTGGTGCGCTCGTGGGTCGAGGAACGACGCAGGCGCGGGGGTGACGACGTCCTGTTCCTGAGCGCGCGTGAGCTGGGGGCGCCTCTGCGCGATGTGCTCCGCGATGACCCGTGCCGGATCGTCGTGATCGACGACGCCGATGCGCTCTCCCGAGCAGAGCTGGCCGAGCTCTACGCTCAACTGCTGGCCGACGCGATTCTCAAGGTCGTCGTGTGCGTTGCAACGCTGGGCGGGTTGCGGGGCGCGAACGCTCCCGACGGCCTCGCGGTGCGGGAGCTCGGCGCCGCACACCTCAAGATCTCGCCGGAGCAGATGCCAGCCGCGCTCGCGCACTGGACGGACGGCACGGTGTCCGCGGAGTGGGCCCCTGCCATCCACGAGCTCTCCGACGGGTGGCCGGGGCTGGCGCGGCTGCTGGCCTCCGAGATGGCACAGCCGTCGACCGAACCGACGGTGGGCGAGCGTGTCGACCCCGCGGAGCTGATCGCGGTGCCCCCGGTGGCGAACTGGATCCGCGCCGCACTCGATGCGGCGATTGCCGACGCCGCGGCGCGATCGGTGCTGCGTCGGATGTCGCTGGCCCCCGTGCTCGTGCCGCGCCACCTCGAGCTCATGGCGACGCACGACGGCGCCGCCGTCGACGACGCACTCGTGCGGGCGCTGGCCGAGCTGGGGCTCTTCGATCAGGCGCGAGCCGGTGACGGCCACGGCCGCCTCCGGCTGGTGCCCGGCGTTCGCGCGGTGGTGCACCACGACACCCGCAGCACGCACTCCGCGGAGTACCGACGCTGGAATCGGCTCTTCGCCGATGGCCTCGTCAGCCACGGCGGGCGGGACGAGATCTGGATCGCCCTGACGCACGCCAGGGCCGGGGAGGACTGGGACCGGATGGCCACGCTGTGGCCCCGGCACAGCCTCGGCCTGCTCAATCGCAACTTCGCGGCATCCGTCGCCGCCTACTCCAGCCTGCCGGACGAGGCCGTGCAGCAGCACCCCGGACTGCGCCTGGCCCAGGTCGTGCTCGCGAGCATCGGCGCATCGTCCGGAGACGGCGCGGGCATCTGGCTGCGCTCCGCAACGGGGACGGCCAGGAAGCTGGCATCGGCCCTGACGGCGGTGCCGACCGCCGACGGCCTGATCGGCCTGCTGAGCGCTGTCGTCGTACACCAGCGCGTGACGGGGACGATCGAGGCCGCGCGCGATACGGCGAACAACGTGGAGAGCGAGCTGGAGCTGCGCGCGGGGCGCGGCGACCTGCCGACCGACGCGAATCGGGCGTGGTGGCAGCTGCAGCGCGCCGTGACGCTGCTGCTGCTCGACGAACTCGCGGAGTCGATCGCGCTGGCCACCGACGCATACGAGCTCGCGGTCGGGGCCGGCATCGACGCCGAGCACGTCACCGCGAACGCGACGTCCCACCTCGCCCTCTGCAATGTGCTCCTGGGCTCGGAGCGCGAGGCGGCGGAGTGGCTCGCCCTGGGGGCGCCGACGGGGGCGACCCGCTGGCACGACTCGGTCACGAGGGCTCCGGCCCGGGTGGCGGAGACCCTGCTGGCGACGGAACGGCTCGAACGACAGCGTGCGGCCGGGGCGGTGGCTGCCATGGGCAACGGCGCCGGGCCACTCGAGATGTGGCCGTTCATCGCCACCGCCGCTGCCCGCCACGAGCTCACCTTCGGAGACCCCGTCGTGATGCTCGCCGAGTTCGACAGGGTCGAGCGTGCCCAGACGTTGATCGGTCGGATCGGCACGGGGGGCGGCGCCCTCATGCTTGCCCGCACCCGCGCGGACGGGCTGATCGCGAGCGGGGAGGCCGGCCGGGCTGTCGACGTGCTGGAGACGGCAGGTAACGAGCTCTACGGCGCGAAAGCGGAGGAGATTCCGGAGCTGCTGCTGCCGCTCGCCAGAGCGCAGCTCTACGGCGGGCAGAGCAAGAAGGCGGCGCGGCTGGCGTTGCGCGCCGTGAACTCGACGCGCGTGTGGCACGGCGACCAGCTCGAGGCGTATTTCGTCGCCGCCGAGGCGCAGCTCCGCGTGGGCGCCAAGCAGGGGGCGGCCGCGACCTTCGCCCGCGCGCACGCGCTAGCCACGCGGAGGAACAACTGGCGGGCGTACCTGACGATCCCGACGGCGTCGCTCCGCACGCTGCTCGCGGCGATCGGCGCTGCGCTGCCGGATGCCGCGGAGGCCGGCATCCGCGCCGCCACACCGTTCTACCCCGAATCCGAGTCGATCGCCGAGCTGTCCGGGCGAGAGACCGTTGTGCTCGGCGCGCTCGCAGACGGGGGGTCGACGGCGTCGATCGCCGCGTCGCTCTCGGTCTCGCCGAACACCGTGAAGAGCCAGATCGCCTCGATCTACGCCAAACTCGGTGTGCGCGACCGCGCGGCAGCACTCGTCGTCGCCGAACGGCGTGGCCTCATCCGGCGTCGGGACTGA
- a CDS encoding ABC transporter permease, with product MGTAASRVRTGSGGVAASAALFASELATLFRRRRTAALGAALALIPILIGVAIRLAGDGGSGRGPAFLDQITNNGLFVGVTAITVATPLFLPLTIAVVAGDTIAGEASHGTLRYLLIAPAGRVRLLLVKYLSAAVFCLAAAITVVVVGTLVGWALFPIGPVTLLSGATVGVGEGLLRLLGIAAYVAVSLLGLSAIGLFFSTLTTVPVGAMAATAILAVTAQIVGALPQLEWLHPWLFTNNWFGFADLLRAPIAWGSFADNALLQAGYIVVFGALACARLLTKDILS from the coding sequence GTGGGGACCGCCGCCAGCCGTGTCCGAACCGGCTCGGGCGGCGTCGCGGCATCCGCTGCGCTGTTCGCTTCGGAACTCGCCACCCTCTTCCGTCGGCGTCGCACCGCGGCACTCGGGGCTGCGCTCGCCCTGATCCCGATCCTGATCGGCGTCGCGATCCGCCTCGCCGGGGACGGGGGCAGTGGCCGCGGTCCGGCGTTCCTCGACCAGATCACGAACAACGGGCTCTTCGTCGGCGTCACGGCCATCACCGTCGCGACCCCGCTCTTCCTGCCGCTCACGATCGCCGTCGTCGCCGGCGACACGATCGCGGGGGAGGCGAGCCATGGCACCCTCCGCTACCTGCTCATCGCACCGGCGGGGCGGGTGCGGCTGCTGCTGGTGAAGTATCTGAGCGCCGCCGTGTTCTGCCTCGCGGCCGCCATCACGGTCGTCGTGGTCGGCACGCTCGTCGGCTGGGCGCTGTTCCCGATCGGGCCGGTCACGCTGCTCTCTGGAGCGACGGTCGGGGTCGGGGAGGGGCTGCTCAGGCTGCTCGGCATCGCCGCCTACGTCGCCGTGTCGCTGCTCGGCCTCTCCGCGATCGGGCTGTTCTTCTCGACGCTCACCACCGTGCCGGTCGGCGCGATGGCGGCAACCGCGATCCTCGCCGTGACGGCGCAGATCGTCGGTGCGCTGCCGCAGCTCGAGTGGTTGCATCCGTGGCTGTTCACGAACAACTGGTTCGGATTCGCCGATCTGCTGCGGGCCCCCATCGCCTGGGGCTCCTTCGCCGACAACGCGCTGCTCCAGGCCGGGTACATCGTCGTGTTCGGCGCGCTCGCCTGTGCCAGGCTGCTCACCAAGGACATCCTCTCCTGA